The following nucleotide sequence is from Devosia salina.
GACCTCGTGCCCGGAGACATCGTCATCCTCGAAGCCGGCGATGCGGTTCCGGCCGACATCCGCATCATTGAGGCTGCCAATCTCCGTGTCGATGAATCGCTGCTCACCGGCGAGTCGATCACCGTCGAAAAGACCCCCGCGCCAGTGCCGGGGGAAACACGTCTCGGGGACCGGACCTGCATGCTTCACAAGGGCACCGCCCTGACACAGGGCGGCGCGCTCGGTGTCGTGGTTGCGACCGGAGCGCGAACCGAGATCGGGCGGATTGCACGGCTGATCGAGGAGGCCGATCCCGGTCATTCGCCGCTTGAACGCAAACTGGCTCGCCTGTCCCGTCAACTGGTTGTCGCAACCTTCGTCATCGCGGGAGTCATCGCACTGCTCGGCGTGCTGGGCGGACGCGACACAGTACTTATTCTGGAGGCCGCGATCGCGCTGGCGGTGGCGGCAATCCCCGAGGGCCTTCCGATCGTGGCAACGCTCGCTCTGGCCCGCGGCATGTGGCGAATGGCCCGTCAGAATGCCTTGGTCGAACGATTGTCGGCCGTGGAGACGCTGGGCGCCACGACGGTGATCCTCACGGACAAGACCGGCACGCTGACCGAAAACCGCATGACGGTGAGGCGTCTGCATTTCGCCGACGGCGAAGTCGACCTTGCCGAACAGGGACCCGATCCCGCTTTGGCCAGACTGATCGAGGATCCCCAGGCAGTCTCGCTACTGCGCATAGCGGTGCTCTGCAATGGCGCCGACCTCGCCGGCGTCGATGAGACGGGAAGCGGTGATCCGATGGAGGTCGCGCTGCTGCGTGCCGGTCTGCTGGCAGGCCAGGAGCGTGACCGGCTGCTGGCTACCCATAGATTGGTGCGCACGGAACCGTTCGATCCACGCTCGCGCATGATGGCGACTGTCCATGAGAGCGGCGACGGCTTTCTGGTGGCCGCAAAGGGTGCGCCGGAGGCTATTGTCTCGGCAGCAAGCCGTGTGGTGCTCGATCACCGCGAAACCGATCTCGACGACGCATTGCGGGCAGAATGGCTGGCTCAGGCAGAGACTTTCGGCCATCACGGATTGCGTGTCCTCGCCTGCGCCATGAAGATGGAGACGCGGTCGACCAATGATCCTTTCGATGATCTGGTCCTGGTCGGCCTGATCGGCCTTGAAGACCCGGCACGGGCCGATGTCCCCGGCGCGATAGCCGATTGCCTCGCCGCCGGCATCCGCGTCGTCATGGTAACGGGAGACCATGCCACCACGGCACGAAGCATTGCGCACGCGGTGGGTCTCGCGCAGGGGCTTGAGGCGGCCGAAGGGGACGCTGTGGAGACCGTCATTGAGGATGGCCCCGCCGCCTTGTCCAGGATCGGCATTTTCGCGCGCGTCAGTCCCGAAGAGAAACTGGCACTGGTCAAGGCCTATCAGGCGGCCGGTGAAATCGTCGCCATGACGGGTGATGGCGTGAACGACGCACCCGCCCTGCGCCAGGCCGATATCGGGGTTGCCATGGGGCTGCGGGGCACCGATGTCGCCCGCGAGGCCGCTGCGATGGTCCTGCTGGACGATGCCTTTCCCACCATCGTCAAGGCAATCCGTGAAGGTCGCGTCATCTTCGGCAATATCCGCCGCTTCGTGGTCTATCTGCTCTCGTGCAATTTGAGCGAGGTTCTGGTGGTCGCAGCGGCCGTGCTGTTCGGGCTGCCCTTGCCGCTGCTGCCGCTGCAGATCCTCTATCTTAACCTGGTCACCGACATCTTTCCCGCCTTCGCCCTGGCGATGGGGGAAGGTGAGCACGGCGTCCTCAGGCGACCGCCGCGCAAGCCCGCCGAGTCCATTCTGGGGGCGGACCAATGGGGACGGATTGTCCTCTTTGCGACCACCCTGACCGCCGCAACCTTGGCGGCGGTGGTTGCCGCACATTGGTATGCGCTGTCCGAGACGCAGGCCG
It contains:
- a CDS encoding cation-translocating P-type ATPase codes for the protein MEPAPGPRGSAKSDPEPVARGRSVVPPAPHAAPFVDVLQDLQVSPGSGLAEEEIMERRHHHGANIAHMRPPASAWRLLWHQFNSPIVYLLGAAAALALYAGQMEEAIAVLAVLAINGAIGFATELRAIRSIAALRRLGTHSARVKRDGLVRLLPAQDLVPGDIVILEAGDAVPADIRIIEAANLRVDESLLTGESITVEKTPAPVPGETRLGDRTCMLHKGTALTQGGALGVVVATGARTEIGRIARLIEEADPGHSPLERKLARLSRQLVVATFVIAGVIALLGVLGGRDTVLILEAAIALAVAAIPEGLPIVATLALARGMWRMARQNALVERLSAVETLGATTVILTDKTGTLTENRMTVRRLHFADGEVDLAEQGPDPALARLIEDPQAVSLLRIAVLCNGADLAGVDETGSGDPMEVALLRAGLLAGQERDRLLATHRLVRTEPFDPRSRMMATVHESGDGFLVAAKGAPEAIVSAASRVVLDHRETDLDDALRAEWLAQAETFGHHGLRVLACAMKMETRSTNDPFDDLVLVGLIGLEDPARADVPGAIADCLAAGIRVVMVTGDHATTARSIAHAVGLAQGLEAAEGDAVETVIEDGPAALSRIGIFARVSPEEKLALVKAYQAAGEIVAMTGDGVNDAPALRQADIGVAMGLRGTDVAREAAAMVLLDDAFPTIVKAIREGRVIFGNIRRFVVYLLSCNLSEVLVVAAAVLFGLPLPLLPLQILYLNLVTDIFPAFALAMGEGEHGVLRRPPRKPAESILGADQWGRIVLFATTLTAATLAAVVAAHWYALSETQAVTVSFLTLAFAQVWHVFNMRSVRAGLFVNEITGNVWIWIALALCGVLLVLPPYFAPLAGLLGVAPPDRTMWTIVLACSLAPLVILQAGMLLRRALVTAA